A genome region from Labilibaculum antarcticum includes the following:
- a CDS encoding HutD/Ves family protein codes for MNFEISKAADFKTINWSGGTSTQLFIYPPTSDYQRRDFDFRLSTATVEVEESDFTSLPEVSRKIMILDGAIEIIHENRYRKKLRKFDTDSFEGGWKTSSVGKCIDFNLMTRGTASGEILALSIEKNKATTISIDGKADYLILYVFSGEISLTTNQEIHQLQQGNLLVITQFDSLNLKLSGSKDSEVILSEIIL; via the coding sequence ATGAACTTCGAAATTAGTAAAGCTGCAGACTTCAAAACAATTAACTGGTCGGGCGGAACAAGCACTCAACTTTTCATATATCCGCCAACATCTGATTATCAGCGACGGGATTTTGATTTTAGACTAAGCACAGCTACGGTTGAAGTTGAAGAATCAGATTTCACTTCCCTACCCGAGGTGTCGCGAAAAATAATGATTTTAGATGGCGCTATTGAGATCATTCACGAAAACCGTTACCGCAAAAAGCTTAGGAAATTCGATACAGACAGCTTTGAAGGAGGGTGGAAAACCTCATCGGTTGGGAAATGCATCGACTTTAATTTGATGACACGCGGCACGGCATCAGGAGAGATATTGGCACTCTCTATTGAAAAGAACAAAGCAACAACTATCAGCATTGACGGGAAAGCAGATTATCTCATTTTATATGTTTTCTCGGGAGAAATCAGTCTAACTACCAATCAAGAAATTCATCAGCTGCAACAAGGAAATCTGCTGGTGATTACTCAATTTGACAGCTTAAACCTGAAGCTAAGCGGAAGTAAAGATAGTGAGGTGATCCTCTCGGAAATTATTCTTTAA
- a CDS encoding alpha/beta hydrolase family protein — protein sequence MKRFIYLALLLGISSANAQENISYQKPSSEILDLVDVKVAPSVLIDESKDFMVLRYRDSYKTIAELSEIELRLGGLRINPKTNIGSRTNYYNDLKLINLKETNASPKPVTGLPENPRLANFKWSPDQKKIAFTHTSQTGVEIWVLDLKKAVVTKLTEAKINANMGDVINWFEDSKSLLVKMISEDKKELIDTENSIPTGPTISVNEGSKAQNRTYQDLLKNKNDEYNFEQLALSDLYKISLNGDKAKWLGAAMFGSISFSPDGKYVMLTTVEKPFSYLVPYSRFPFKTTIYSSKGEMVQTVLEVPLIEELPKGFMAIRTGRRNLNWRDDKPATLIYAEALDGGDPEIKVDFRDEVFELEAPFNGTPKSILKTINRFYTIDWANDNMAIAMDYWWNSRNTKAYVFNPSDASQKAKIISDRNYQDKYNDPGNFVHKRNKFGNYVLALEGDNAFLIGDGYSEKGQYPFVDQLNLKTEKTERLYQSTYEEKIEDIQDFDPVNKELLVRIESKTEYPNYYFRDIDKAKLKQLTSFENPFKSIQNVHKEVLSYKREDGLELSGTLYLPVGYDANKKEKMPMILWAYPEEFKDKASASQNTQNPNEFTYPYWASPIYWVTKGYVVLDDASFPIVGEGETEPNDSFRKQLVSNAKAAIDAVDALGYIDRNKVAVGGHSYGAFMVANLLSHSDLFAAGIARSGAYNRTLTPFGFQSEERSYWDSPEVYYKMSPFMHADKMKTPLLLIHGEADNNSGTYPMQSERYFNALKGLGANVRLVIFPKESHGYRAKESILHMLWEQDQWLDKYVKNRKAE from the coding sequence ATGAAACGATTCATTTATCTGGCTTTACTCCTCGGCATTTCAAGTGCAAATGCTCAGGAGAACATAAGCTATCAGAAGCCTTCATCAGAGATTTTAGATTTGGTTGATGTGAAGGTTGCCCCATCGGTACTTATTGATGAAAGTAAAGATTTTATGGTTTTACGATATCGTGATTCGTACAAAACCATTGCCGAACTTTCTGAAATTGAATTGCGTTTAGGTGGTTTACGAATCAACCCAAAAACAAATATAGGCAGCAGAACAAACTACTACAATGATCTGAAATTAATCAACTTAAAGGAAACAAATGCGAGTCCGAAACCCGTAACCGGATTACCGGAAAATCCTCGTTTGGCTAATTTCAAATGGTCACCCGATCAGAAAAAAATCGCTTTTACTCATACGAGCCAAACAGGTGTGGAGATTTGGGTTTTGGATCTTAAAAAAGCTGTCGTTACAAAACTAACCGAAGCCAAGATTAATGCCAATATGGGGGATGTAATTAATTGGTTCGAAGACAGTAAATCCTTATTGGTAAAAATGATTTCTGAAGACAAAAAAGAACTCATCGATACAGAAAACAGCATTCCAACAGGACCAACAATATCGGTTAACGAAGGCAGTAAAGCTCAAAACAGAACCTATCAGGATTTATTGAAAAACAAGAATGACGAATACAATTTTGAGCAATTGGCTCTCTCTGATCTTTACAAGATATCCCTTAACGGAGATAAAGCGAAATGGTTAGGAGCAGCAATGTTTGGAAGTATTAGCTTCTCTCCTGATGGAAAATATGTAATGCTGACTACTGTTGAAAAACCATTTTCCTATTTAGTGCCCTACTCAAGATTTCCCTTTAAAACCACCATTTATTCGAGCAAAGGCGAAATGGTGCAAACAGTTTTGGAGGTGCCTTTGATTGAAGAACTGCCAAAAGGATTTATGGCAATAAGAACCGGAAGAAGAAATTTGAATTGGCGCGATGACAAACCTGCCACTCTCATTTATGCTGAAGCCCTGGATGGTGGAGATCCCGAAATAAAAGTGGATTTTAGAGATGAAGTATTTGAACTGGAAGCTCCTTTTAATGGCACTCCAAAAAGTATTCTAAAAACGATCAATCGATTCTATACTATTGATTGGGCCAACGACAACATGGCAATTGCCATGGATTATTGGTGGAACTCAAGAAACACAAAAGCTTATGTATTCAACCCTTCGGATGCCAGCCAAAAAGCCAAAATAATTTCGGACCGCAACTATCAGGACAAATACAATGATCCGGGAAACTTTGTGCACAAAAGAAATAAATTCGGAAACTACGTACTGGCTTTAGAAGGTGATAATGCCTTCTTAATTGGTGATGGTTACTCAGAAAAAGGACAGTATCCTTTTGTTGATCAGTTAAATTTAAAGACTGAAAAAACCGAACGTTTGTATCAATCTACTTACGAAGAAAAAATTGAAGATATTCAAGATTTTGATCCTGTAAACAAAGAGTTATTGGTGCGTATTGAATCTAAAACCGAATATCCCAATTATTATTTTAGAGATATCGACAAAGCAAAATTAAAGCAGCTCACCAGCTTCGAGAATCCTTTTAAAAGCATTCAAAACGTGCATAAAGAGGTTCTAAGCTACAAGCGAGAAGATGGACTGGAGCTATCCGGAACTTTGTATCTTCCTGTAGGATATGATGCAAACAAAAAAGAAAAAATGCCAATGATTTTGTGGGCTTATCCTGAAGAATTTAAGGACAAAGCAAGTGCTTCCCAAAACACTCAAAATCCAAATGAGTTTACCTATCCTTACTGGGCATCCCCGATTTACTGGGTAACTAAAGGCTATGTTGTTTTAGATGATGCATCATTCCCTATTGTTGGAGAAGGTGAAACAGAGCCAAACGATTCATTCCGTAAACAGCTGGTTTCAAATGCAAAAGCAGCAATTGATGCTGTTGATGCTTTAGGTTATATCGATAGAAATAAAGTAGCTGTAGGCGGTCACAGTTACGGCGCTTTTATGGTAGCTAATTTACTAAGTCATTCAGATTTATTTGCTGCTGGTATTGCGCGAAGCGGGGCTTACAACCGAACACTAACACCTTTCGGATTTCAAAGTGAAGAACGCTCTTATTGGGATAGTCCTGAGGTATACTACAAGATGTCGCCTTTTATGCATGCCGATAAAATGAAAACTCCTTTGCTCTTAATTCACGGTGAGGCTGACAACAATTCAGGAACTTACCCAATGCAAAGTGAGCGATATTTTAACGCTCTAAAAGGATTGGGAGCTAATGTTCGATTGGTGATTTTCCCTAAAGAAAGTCATGGCTACAGAGCCAAAGAGAGTATCCTTCACATGTTGTGGGAACAAGATCAGTGGCTTGATAAATACGTTAAAAATCGAAAAGCAGAATAA